A stretch of Miscanthus floridulus cultivar M001 chromosome 13, ASM1932011v1, whole genome shotgun sequence DNA encodes these proteins:
- the LOC136501980 gene encoding zinc finger protein 8-like has translation MSERDAHDGGNTTGRSAGAGAGIDSFSQLPFIRQPAAAREKQKQPPPRSSAGTSGIRLFGVDVPPDAAAPGTASTADVEEGSTDNAAAEPAAGAAGAGSSDSGGGGGARKFECHYCCRNFPTSQALGGHQNAHKRERQHAKRAQFQTAMAMHHSQYYYPDPAHLYPAFAAYRHHHRFAAAPAPPPHYPSWAGATSRYYSGPGSISQPINGSPVTPSSGLWQVSTGAGGIGVGTPAPLAARRQEQPVQPLPMMLGAEEPAVVVRPGAGSVSFSPSTSSSSSSASPHKRPAPPESKENNVSLDLSL, from the coding sequence ATGAGCGAGCGAGATGCGCATGACGGCGGGAACACCACCGGCCgcagcgcgggcgcgggcgcgggcatcGACTCCTTCTCGCAGCTGCCGTTCATCCGCCAGCCGGCCGCAGCCCGCGAGAAGCAGAAGCAGCCGCCGCCGCGAAGCTCCGCCGGGACATCCGGCATCCGGCTGTTCGGCGTTGACGTCCCACCGGACGCCGCTGCCCCGGGGACGGCCTCCACCGCCGACGTGGAAGAAGGTAGCACCGACAACGCCGCTGCCGAACCGGCGGCAGGCGCTGCCGGGGCTGGCAGCAgtgacagcggcggcggcggaggggccCGGAAGTTCGAGTGCCACTACTGCTGCCGGAACTTCCCGACGTCGCAAGCGCTGGGCGGGCACCAGAACGCGCACAAGCGGGAGCGGCAGCACGCCAAGCGCGCGCAGTTccagaccgccatggccatgcacCACAGCCAGTACTACTACCCGGACCCCGCCCACCTCTACCCCGCCTTCGCAGCTTATAGACACCACCACCGCTTCGCCGCCgcaccggcgccgccgccgcactACCCGTCGTGGGCGGGTGCCACCAGCAGGTACTACAGCGGACCCGGGTCCATCTCGCAGCCGATCAACGGCAGCCCGGTGACGCCGTCGTCCGGGCTGTGGCAGGTCTCCACAGGCGCCGGCGGCATCGGAGTGGGGACTCCGGCTCCATTGGCCGCGCGGCGTCAAGAACAGCCCGTGCAACCACTGCCGATGATGCTCGGAGCTGAGGAACCAGCAGTGGTGGTGCGCCCGGGAGCTGGCTCGGTGTCGTTCTCGCCGTCGACATCCTCCTCGTCTTCGTCGGCTTCGCCTCATAAGCGCCCCGCCCCACCGGAGTCTAAAGAGAATAATGTGAGTTTGGATCTGAGCTTGTAG